Proteins co-encoded in one Aspergillus fumigatus Af293 chromosome 6, whole genome shotgun sequence genomic window:
- a CDS encoding type 1 glutamine amidotransferase — translation MKDGRHRRLTPSTVSKTTTMTRTIHIAVLDVDIPPRSLYETHGLCSAHFRHALQDAATRFNALTPGSDIRIAVTPYDIRGGHYPDFRHLRKTQTPLSEHSIDAILITGGAPGVYEIDKRPWMQTLAKFLQTVFREYPAVRIMGTCFGHQLIGHALVDSGAGDVYVEKCPLGREVGIHTVQLNRDFVDAFPLALGHLPNGQLKIQMFHGDRVMVKGGTEGVLPETAAVSLPAPWVNIGSTPLCPIQGMYYPGRVLSVQGHYELDACGMQSMCLEFAPLLGWTDSKLGLFLEQVGDDYNGRQDDSEAFALAVVCFLAGE, via the coding sequence ATGAAGGATGGAAGGCATCGTCGCTTGACTCCCAGCACAGTGAGCAAGACAACTACAATGACCCGAACAATCCACATTGCCGTCCTCGACGTCGACATCCCCCCTCGCAGCCTCTACGAGACACATGGCCTCTGCAGCGCCCATTTCCGCCATGCCCTGCAAGACGCCGCCACCCGCTTCAACGCCCTCACGCCGGGAAGCGATATCCGCATCGCAGTGACACCATATGATATCCGCGGGGGACACTATCCTGACTTCCGGCACCTGCGCAAGACCCAAACCCCGTTATCCGAACACAGTATCGATGCGATCCTGATCACGGGGGGCGCGCCGGGCGTCTACGAGATCGACAAGCGGCCTTGGATGCAGACGCTGGCCAAGTTCCTCCAGACGGTGTTCCGCGAGTATCCCGCCGTGAGGATCATGGGCACATGTTTCGGGCACCAGTTGATTGGGCATGCGCTGGTCGACTCCGGGGCGGGGGACGTGTATGTGGAGAAATGTCCACTGGGGAGGGAAGTGGGGATCCACACAGTCCAGCTGAATCGGGACTTTGTCGATGCGTTTCCCCTTGCTCTGGGCCATCTGCCGAACGGACAATTGAAGATTCAGATGTTCCACGGCGATCGGGTGATGGTCAAAGGGGGCACCGAGGGCGTCTTGCCGGAGACCGCCGCGGTCTCGCTGCCCGCGCCGTGGGTGAATATCGGGAGCACGCCTCTCTGTCCGATCCAGGGAATGTACTACCCCGGCCGGGTGCTGTCGGTGCAAGGACACTACGAGCTGGACGCGTGCGGGATGCAGAGTATGTGTCTTGAGTTTGCGCCGCTGCTGGGCTGGACGGACTCGAAGCTGGGGTTGTTCTTGGAGCAGGTGGGGGACGATTACAATGGGAGACAGGATGATTCAGAAGCGTTTGCGTTGGCCGTGGTTTGCTTTCTGGCTGGGGAATAG
- a CDS encoding sodium:solute symporter family protein, with product MAHSNDLQVLPPSAGYGIVIGIGGIFALFMLGLTWLQNRYTTFSTHQAEEFNTASRSVKPGLISAGIVSSWTWSATLLTSSTFAYSYGVCGPMWYAAMGTLQILLFALIAIKIKAHAPGAHTMPEIVRARHGTVAHLTYLYNGLATNMLVGACLVLGGAQVVAALTGMNVYAATFLIPAVVAAYVIAGGLRSTFIADYTHTVILFVAILVFGFLVAARSELIGSPGRLYDLLQEASREMPIARNTDGSYLAFRSVGGLVFAIDIFVSGFTTVWLDQAYWQRAIASRPETSVKAYLLGGIAWYGIPFGFATAMGLGCAALTNNPAFPTYPHPLSPDQVAAGLSAPATAITLLGQGGAVLMLILLFMAVTSSTSAELIAVSSLLTFDVYKTYFRPRTDSATLVRVSHWAIALYALVLSAFCSILNAVGLSLTWVLTVLGVIVGGAAVPVGLILLWSRMSTVAAIVAPWIGFACGIVVWFVTSTKRSGAINVETTGDGTNAVAGNLASFGVGVVSAVLLSYLFPEKYPCVDAQVVPGIEGVAPTPQEDTRQPPKAADGDEKATSAPAKNDIVEFLQDEHIEPMDPVLVRKAERLAQGASLVFILIAVILVPFTLFGTSYVYSKPFFTGWVVVSLIWIWASVIICVVYPVVESAGALGDISRGLWMDMKALTGVKKQSLQTNAV from the exons ATGGCCCATTCCAACGATCTACAGGTCCTCCCCCCCAGCGCCGGCTATggcatcgtcatcggcatcggGGGCATCTTCGCCCTCTTCATGCTGGGCCTCACCTGGCTCCAAAACCGCTACACAACCTTCTCCACCCATCAAGCCGAAGAATTCAACACGGCTTCCCGATCCGTCAAGCCCGGGCTCATCTCCGCCGGCATTGTTTCGTCGTGGACCTGGTCCGCCACGCTCCTGACCAGCTCCACCTTCGCATACAGCTACGGCGTCTGCGGCCCAATGTGGTACGCCGCCATGGGGACCCTGcagatcctcctcttcgcGCTGATTGCGATCAAGATCAAAGCCCACGCCCCAGGCGCACACACCATGCCGGAGATCGTGCGCGCCCGGCACGGGACCGTCGCGCACCTGACGTACCTGTACAACGGGCTCGCGACGAATATGCTCGTCGGCGCGTGTCTGGTCCTCGGCGGGGCGCAGGTCGTCGCCGCACTGACCGGGATGAATGTCTACGCGGCGACTTTCCTGATTCCGGCGGTGGTCGCGGCGTATGTGATTGCCGGCGGGCTGCGATCGACCTTCATTGCGGATTATACGCACACGGTGATCCTGTTTGTGGCCATTCTGGTCTTTGGGTTTCTGGTTGCCGCGCGGAGTGAGTTGATCGGGAGTCCAGGCAGACTGTATGACTTGCTGCAGGAGGCGTCGCGGGAGATGCCGATCGCGCGGAATACCGACGGGTCGTATCTGGCTTTTCGGTCGGTTGGCGGGCTGGTCTTTGCGATTGATATCTTTGTCTCCGGGTTCACGACGGTATGGTTGGATCAGGCGTACTGGCAGCGGGCGATTGCCTCGCGGCCGGAGACTTCGGTCAAGGCGTATCTCCTGGGTGGGATCGCGTGGTATG GGATCCCGTTTGGCTTTGCAACAGCCATGGGCCTCGGGTGCGCAGCCCTGACCAACAATCCCGCCTTTCCCACATATCCCCATCCGCTATCGCCCGACCAGGTGGCAGCCGGACTCTCTGCCCCGGCTACGGCTATAACGCTCCTCGGCCAGGGAGGCGCAGTCCTCATgctcattctcctcttcatGGCCGTCACGAGCTCCACCTCCGCTGAGCTCATCGCCGTCTCGTCGCTTCTAACCTTTGACGTCTACAAAACGTATTTCCGCCCGCGCACCGACTCGGCTACCCTGGTCCGGGTTAGTCACTGGGCCATCGCGCTGTACGCGCTGGTGCTGTCCGCCTTctgcagcatcctcaacGCAGTCGGCCTGAGTCTCACCTGGGTCCTTACCGTGCTGGGTGTCATCGTCGGCGGGGCCGCGGTGCCCGTCGGGCTGATTCTGCTCTGGAGCCGGATGTCCACAGTTGCTGCGATCGTGGCGCCGTGGATCGGTTTTGCCTGTGGCATCGTGGTTTGGTTCGTTACCTCGACGAAACGGTCTGGGGCGATTAACGTCGAGACGACCGGGGATGGGACCAATGCCGTTGCAGGGAATCTTGCTTCGTTCGGGGTCGGGGTCGTCTCGGCTGTGCTTCTGAGCTATCTTTTCCCGGAGAAGTATCCGTGTGTGGATGCTCAGGTGGTGCCGGGCATTGAGGGTGTGGCTCCAACGCCTCAGGAGGACACAAGACAGCCACCGAAAGCTGCCGACGGTGATGAAAAAGCGACATCAGCGCCGGCAAAGAATGATATTGTCGAGTTCCTCCAGGACGAGCACATCGAGCCTATGGATCCAGTCCTGGTCCGCAAGGCAGAACGGCTGGCGCAGGGAGCGAgtctcgtcttcatcctcatcgccgtGATCCTCGTGCCTTTTACGCTCTTCGGAACCAGCTACGTGTACAGTAAGCCGTTCTTCACCGGCTGGGTAGTCGTATCCCTGATCTGGATCTGGGCCAGTGTCATCATCTGCGTGGTATACCCCGTCGTCGAGAGTGCCGGCGCGCTGGGAGACATTTCTAGAGGACTATGGATGGACATGAAGGCGTTGACGGGAGTGAAAAAGCAGAGTTTGCAGACCAACGCCGTCTAA
- the conJ gene encoding general stress protein translates to MPANQNPGNFANRPQEEVESIARKGGQSSHQGGFASMDPRKQRDIASKGGHASSGSFQPGDERAREAGRKGGRATGDVDEPEE, encoded by the exons ATGCCCGCTAACCAGAACCCCGGAAACTTTGCCAACCGCCCTCAGGAGGAGGTCGAGAGCATTGCTCGCAAGGGAGGCCAGTCCAGCCACCAGGGTGGTTTCGCCAGCATGGACCCCCGGAAGCAG AGAGACATCGCTTCCAAGGGTGGCCACGCCTCCAGCGGTAGCTTCCAGCCCGGTGACGAGCGTGCCCGTGAGGCTGGTCGCAAGGGTGGCCGTGCTACCGGTGATGTCGATGAGCCCGAGGAGTAA
- a CDS encoding glycoside hydrolase family 16 protein: MMLPLLAVSAFASLGAAQTYTSCNPTNTTCDPDTGLKTWSLSTDFTQGSSDGWTAISGNVTYGSNGAEFTINKRYDAPTLETNFYIFFGEVEVVMRAANGTGIVSSIVMESDDLDEIDWECTGTDTTQIQTNYFGKGNTTTYDRAIWETVSSPQDEFHTYKVVWTAAAITWYIDGTAVRTLEYADAVDGKNYPQTPMVVKLGIWAGGDPSNSEGTIEWAGGETDYDEVPFTMYVKSVNIINYNPAASYNYTDKTGSYTSIVASNSTTGSGIHSSNSTSSSGVVSLSSSSASSSSAAASSTSGSASAVFTGAAVTNLPSFFFTVFFALAIALAF; encoded by the exons ATGatgctgccattgctggcCGTTTCGGCCTTTGCCTCCCTCGGTGCCGCGCAGACCTACACCAGCTGCAATCCTACCAACA CAACGTGTGACCCCGACACAGGTCTGAAGACATGGAGCCTATCCACCGATTTCACCCAGGGCAGCTCGGATGGATGGACGGCCATCTCGGGCAATGTCACCTACGGCAGCAACGGAGCCGAATTCACCATCAACAAGCGGTACGATGCGCCGACGCTTGAGACCAACTTttacatcttcttcggcgaggTCGAGGTCGTCATGAGAGCAGCCAATGGCACCGGGATCGTCAGCTCCATCGTCATGGAATCGGATGATCTGGACGAAATCGACTGG GAATGCACTGGAACCGACACTACCCAGATCCAAACCAACTACTTTGGCAAGGGCAACACGACCACCTACGACCGCGCAATCTGGGAGACCGTCAGCAGCCCTCAGGACGAATTCCACACGTACAAAGTCGTCTGGACCGCTGCGGCCATCACCTGGTACATTGACGGGACCGCCGTGCGCACACTCGAGTATGCCGATGCGGTCGATGGGAAGAACTACCCGCAAACGCCAATGGTCGTGAAGCTGGGCATCTGGGCCGGAGGTGACCCGTCCAACAGCGAGGGAACGATCGAGTGGGCCGGGGGAGAGACGGATTACGACGAGGTCCCGTTCACGATGTATGTGAAATCGgtcaacatcatcaactACAACCCTGCGGCGTCGTATAACTACACGGACAAGACCGGCTCGTATACCAGTATTGTGGCCTCGAATTCGACGACCGGCAGTGGCATCCATAGCTCGAACTCG ACCTCGAGCAGTGGAGTCGTTAGcttgtcctcttcgtctgcgtcttcttcctcggctgcTGCTTCATCGACCTCCGGTAGTGCGTCGGCCGTATTCACCGGTGCTGCTGTGACCAATCTGCCCTCGTTCTTCTTTACCGTTTTCTTTGCCCTGGCTATCGCACTTGCGTTCTAA